The DNA region GGAACGTATTAAACTTCTGAAGGTATTTTTATGAACCCTTCTCAGTTTCCCATTAACAGCCACGCATGGCTGCCCTGTGCATGTACCCACAATTTGACACAATATAGGTTATTACGCTTAATAACTTTTGATCTCTCAGAGTGAGTGCATGgcttgaagaaatgaaaaaagctaCAGTGTGAAAACATTACTTCTCAAAGGaagggaaaatgaaatattaaaaaaaaaaaaaaaaaaaaccaggctcTTGACAGAGTAAATATGGTTGTGTTTCTTCAGATGCAAGAATTGCAGAGCCGGAGGGTCACCatgaaaatataatatacaaAAATTGGAAATTGACAGCCTATGGAAAACAGAAACGATTTCGTGAATGATCTTAAAGATACTGTCAATcagtcggcgccacggctcaataggctaatcctttgcctgcggcgccggcaccccaggttctagtcccggtcggggagctggattctgtcccggttgcccctcttccaggccagttctctgctgtggcccaggagtgcagtggaggatggcccaagtgcttgggccctgcaccccatgggagaccaggagaagcacctggctcctgccatcggatcagcgtggtgcgctggccgcggcggcctttggagggtgaaccaacggcaaaggaagacctttctgtctctctcactgtccactctgcctgtcaaaaaaaaaaaaaaaaaaaaaaaaaaaaagatactgtcaATCAATCGATTGTACTTTCCACAGTGGTTAGTGGGAGAGCCTAGGACATTCAAAGACCCAGTGCATACAGGCACTGAGGTGTCACACTTCATTCTGGACAGCTCGGGAAGACCAGGCCACGCCACGAGGGCATTGTTCTCCTTCTATGGCCATTGTTGCAGGGGCCTCTGAACCTACGAACAAGTACCCAGCATTCACTGCGCTATGCAAACAAATTAGGGTGTtgcacacagacaacagcagctTCATAGCTTCATTCCAGGAATATCTTGGTGCGGGGTGGTGTATGGCCACAAGGCAGGGCGGGATTAGGAACGTCTGGGTTTGCACATGGACACCGATGGGCAGGCCACCCTCCTGTCCCCTCTCTGTCCTGCCCACCGCTGGACTGGCTGTAAGCACACCTGCTTCACCACTGGGCGTTTCTTGCCACTGTACACAAATAACCTGCTCAGCCTGTGTCTGATGTCCGTCGCGTCCTCACAGAGGAGACTTTCAAGACCAAAGACAGCACGCGACGCCACCATGAGACAAGTATTTGTTGGGTGAGGATGTGGGTAGCGAGCCAAATTCCAATTCTCTGAACGCAAGGAGGACTTTTGCTATTGCACAAGGTACAGTGTGTTTCTGATGCAAAACATCTATTTTTACACATCTTCAATTAAAAACAGGCCTATCAGACTGACAGCTTCCTCCACTGCTCAGTTCCCGTCACGCTGCAGACAGCAGAGAAGCCCTTCACAGCAGCCACAAGGCAATCTTCCAGTAAGACTTGTTAATCTTTATACGGTCATCCTCGTGCAGCCATCAAAGTGAACTTAATGACAAATCAGTTAAAATAAATTACTGTTAGGAACTTGTAAGGATCGGATAAAAAGCAAACCATATGTGACATCTCTTCGGTCCTCCCCGTGACAGCAGCTAATTGTTACCATCTGTGCGGGGCACTGTGTTTTCCCAGATCCACTCTGTGCCCTTCTGGGTCCTGCCCGGGCCCCGGGAGGCTGACCTCCGCCGCTCACGCTCACGGGCTGCATCTGCTCAGCTGTGACCTTGCTCTCCGGCCTCCAGCGAGGCTCAGCCACAGGGAAGAAGAGCTCCGAGCATTGGAGGCGGGGAGAGGGCAGCCGGGCAGCCCCCATTCCCGCCCCGTACGCCTTCACACGCAGGCGTGCTCAcaggccctgcccccccccccccaagtcctTCATTAGGCTCTCCTAGCCTGCACACTTGTTGCTGGCCAAGGCCTCGGCTGGGGTCACTTACATGCACCGTGTGCAGCAGATCAGCCACCAGACACTGCCTCAGCTTCTCGTCGCTGCTGGTCCCGTGGAGCACCAGATCCGGCATGTACGTGGGGCAGTACCCTGCCAGGAGGGAGCGGCCGAAGTTCCTCACGTTCTGGCTGCTGATGCTCTGTGACCTAAGACGACATTTGGCCATTAGAACACACAGGTGAACGCACTTCCTTCTGCATGACGACTGGAGCGACAGCCTATGACACAGGTAAATAAAACCGGTTCAGGGTGCTGCACCGCCCCAGCCCTCCAGCAAGTGGGTCACTGGtatggaggagggaaggggacgGGGAGAGAAAGTTTTGTTTCCAAATGGAAGGCTGGAGGCTGCTTACAAGTTTGTCCTTGTAGCTCACAGAGAGCATCCACCAGGCAGCCTGTGTCACCGGAGTGAAGAAGGAAGTCGCCTGAGCTGGGGACTCTTGCCAGAAGCCTGGCTTTAGTGGTCTGATGTATCTGCACAGGGCAACGCCCAGCACGGtgcgggaggagagaggaaaccCCTACTGACTGCTCTCGGTCGTCACAGACCCAGTAACCGGCCTGACGGAGGGCTCAGGCAGAGTGCCGTCTCCCATGGCTCACGCTGCTCTGAGCCGCAGGGCAGAGGCCCCATGGGGAGGGGGGTCTGACCCCTCTGGAGTGAGGCACCTGCCGCCAGCCACGGAGCCTCTGTGATGGTGACAGTAAACTAGACTGTTCCCCACCgccacggccacagccacagccccaaGTATCCCAAAAATGCCCCTGTAGCCGCTGGGACAGCCACTGGCTCCCCCATCACACAGCTCAGGCACACTAAGCCAGAAGTTATTTTGGGAAGAGGGCAGGCTGGTCACCTCTTCTACTGGTAGGACAACACTGTCAATGCGCTGCGAAGAGCCACATAAAACCACGTGTTGTATGGCGTAGAGCAGCCACCAGTGCCTAAGGTgaccccgggagtcagggcaGGCAAGCAGGACTGCACCCCACTCCCTCTGCTTCCCGCCTGGCCAGCATTACCTGGGCagaggcagctccacttccaaggcCCCGTCGGTCCTGTCCCCGCTGTGACTCCAATCCAGGGCGGCTGAAGCACCCGCATCATCGTCACTGTCCCCAAGAGCGCTGTCCGAGCTCTCGTTCCTGGGAATGTTTCCTTCTGTCCTGATGTGGGCCTTCCTGTTGGCATCCCCACGGGGGACACTGGCAGCCGCCGGGAGGCCGGAGTCCTGCTGTACAGCCCGGTTTGCACCAGGCTCTACCAGCGGTCCTTCTCGGTCTTCTAAACCCAAGCCCACGGTTGTCTCCGGCGCTCTCCTTCCAGTTGCGGCTGCGCCGTCCGGAGGGGAGAGTGAGCCGGCGGTGTGGCCAGGGCCCCCGGCAGCAGCACCTGCTGCGGCATCGGTTCTGACATCTCTGTCCTCTGCAAAGCCCCGGCCAGGgtcccctgctgctcccctgcaGCTGCGAGTCTGAGGACAGCGGGCACTGTCTCCCGGGCCAGGTCTGGAGGGGCATCTGGAAACCTGCTGGTCCCGAGCGGCCTCCTTTGGGTGCTGTCCACAGGCCCTCAGCCGCTCCTCCATTTTTCTGGTGCGGCTTTCAAAGTCAGACTCTGGTGACACGGAGCTTCCGATGTGGAAAGTAACCCTCTCCCCGTGGGGCTTCTGCCAGGAGTGTCTGTCGGGGCAAGGCCTGGCCGCTGAGCGGTCCGGCCCTTTCTTGGCCAGCTCCCCTCGGGCCTCCTCATCGGCAGCGGGTTGCCCCGCCCTCATGCCTGCCCCTGGAGCCTCACAGGGGCACAGGAGCAAGGCGTCACCCTCTGGTGCCTCGTTCTTACTTCCTTCAGCTCCGCAAAACGCACCCTGAGGCTGCCAGGCACCGTCTGCCGCCGGCTCCGGGGGTCCCACGCTCTGCTCCGGCCTCTTGCTTGCCTCTTTGTCAGGCGTGGGACCCAGGGCTCTCCCGTCCGTGCCCTCGAGGGTCTCCGCGAACCCTGCAGGCCCGGGGCTCCTCCTCTCCGCCGCGGCTGCGGGTAGGATGGGGGGCACGAGCGCAGGCTCGTTTCTCACAGTGACCACCACGTACTCCGACTCCTCCACCTCCCCCCTCTCCAGGGCCGTGACGATCTGGCGCCCGTCGACGACCTGGCCACTCTCGCCGCGAGCCCCCCTCCAGGTCAGCTGGTTCTCCTGCAGCTCAGAGCACCGGAGGAAGTAGGTCAGGACGTACAGGATGCGCTGGACCAGGTCCTTCTGCTTCCCCACTACCACCGTGCGTGTCAGCCTCACGGGCGAGCCTATGGCTCCGTAGAGGTCACCTAGAGAGTGAAGGGGACACTCAGACAGAGTCCTCGGACTCAGCAGGCTGGGGGCGTGTTCCCCTTCACAAGGGCCAAACAGACAATTTAGGTTCCCAACTGAGACTCCATTCTTCACACACCGCATTTCTGATTCTAGCAGAGACCATGTCTTAGCTGCTCCTCTATGACCCAGGCCACAGCCCTTGGTGCGTGGGAGTAGCTTGGCTGAGTGCACAGGCCTCCCATGAGCTGGCTGCCTCGGCAGGTGGCCCCACGGAGGCCAAACCAGAACTCTGAGTGTATGATCAGGACAAATACTGTATCTTGGAAATCAGAATGAGAAGAATCCCAGGACAATCCAGGTTGAAGGATATCTGAAGAGAAGTGCAGTGAATCATTTCAAGATACTTAATTAGGTGCTCTGTTTAGAATCTTCTCAGTATTCGCCTAcatgcaaacactgcatgcagtTTGATCAACGAGAAGACAATCAGAGTCGTGAGTAATGAATCTGAAGGCTGTCTGTATTTTACTTTGCATGCAAATTCTACTGAGAAAAAACAGCTCCCCTTTGACTATATCCTGACGAGTGGCTGAAAAACTGGCTATCGAACCCTACATTCAGCTTAAGGATGGAAGAAGGGGAAATGTGGCATTaaggggccggctttgtggctcagcaggttaaagccccaatctctggtaccagtatcccatatgggcgccagctgcagtcgggctgctccacttctgatccaggtccctgccaatgtgctgggaaagcagcagaggatggcccaggtgcttgggcccctgcacccacctgggagacccagaagaagctcctggcttcagaatggcttagctccagccactgcagccatctggggagtgaaccagcagatggaagacctacacccacccctgtctctacctctctaactctttcaaataaacagatcaatatttaaaaaaaaaaaatttacctcaATATATCTTGGTACAACAAACTTGGAGCTAGAAgccattaaaaaaagattaagaatgCTGTAACAAATCAAAACCTGAAAAGACCCAAAGTAAGGAAAGGTGGTATCTGGTAAGAGTCATAGATAAGAGCTTGCAGAGTGAGACTGCATTTGAGAACTGCATCTAGGAGAGGGACGGCAGTGATAAGAGCATATacaagccagcgccgtggctcactaggctaatcctccacattgcggcgccggcacaccgggttctagtcccggtcggggtgccagattctgtcccagttgctcctcttccaggccagctctctgctgtggcccgggaaggcagtggaggatggcccaagtgcttgggccctgcaccccatgggagaccaggagaagcacccggctcctgccattggatcagcgcagcgcgctggccacggtggccattggagggtgaaccaatggcaaaggaagacctttctctctgtctctctctcactgtccactctgcctgtcaaaaataaaaataaaaaataaaaaagagcataTACAGATAGAAACCACGTTACGAGAAGAAGCAGGACCGGGGGAACCATCACAAAACACTTCCATTAGGAGTATTCCCTAGTGGGGGCTCTAAGAGCAGGGCAGAGTAATAACAGTCCCCTCTGTAGAAGACTAGAGGGGCGTGCATTCGGCAGAGGTTACGATGTCACCAGGGACATCCACATCTCGCGTCGACAGTttctgggttcgagtccccagctctgcttcctgcgcatgctcaccctggaaggcagcaggggcgTGGCTCAAGCAGGCGGTTCTCTGCCACCCCCACAGGATCTGCACAGCAACCACCATACCGAAGGTGCCTTAACTCATTACCCCACAGTGACCACCACGTAAGGCCTCTCTAGACCCGGGGAGGCCCCGGGCAGCAGACGCTAAGTCACAGGCCCCCGGGGGCTGAAACACGGGTGGGTGGGCTCTGAGCCCCCTGCTCTTCACCTCTGCACCACTGGGTCTCCCTCCTGCACCTTCCTGAACACCCCGACCAAAGCAGGAATCAGGAAGCTTTGAGATCAGGGGAATCCAGAGCCACCTCCTCCACTGAGCAgctggcttccccaggccacGCAGTACACGTGGCTGAATTCCCCAACCTGGAACCTAGCACAGAAACGGGACAGCGCTGAGTGTGCGAGTTTACTCTCATGTCTGATGAGCGAGAGGCCCTGGCATCCACAACTCCTCAACAGGAACCAAACACAACACCCTCGTCTCACAAGTCCCAAACTATAACCAAACACGCCAGGGACAAGATTCCTTATCATAACCATGCCTAAGTACAAACTTACGGGAAATGAACGTCACCAGTAATCACAATCTGTGCATTACAGAGCACAGAAAGATCATATTTCTGATCTATGGTAAAATTAGAAAGGTGATCAAATTCtggtgtgttattttttttttctctcattttccccCATCTGATCCATCCCCCAGGTCAGTTCTCAACCAGGGAGTGCCTCCCCCACACCCACCAACCTGGGAGACTGATGGAAATAGCTGGAGACATTTCTGACTGTTACACTTTGGGCAGAAAGGGTCTCCCGGCAGCTGGTGGACACAGGGGCCGGGATGTGGCTAAATGCTCCGTCATGCACAAGACAGCTCTCCCTTGCTGCCCTTCCACAACTCCACCAAGAACTAGCAGGTCCAAAATGTTAATAGTGCCAAGGTTGCGAAACCCTGCTCTAGGGTGGACAGCCACTGTGCCATTGAAGCACCCCGTTTACCTATACCGTTTTAAAGGAGAACAAAGCAGgtaggaggagaaaggagaggaaggcgGCAGCCTTGCGATTAGAATCCGCAGGCCATCCTCCCACTCCCTGCGTGCCCAATGACAACCTTGGAATTACTGGGTGAGAGGGCCAGAATAAATTATGAACTGCAGCATTGTTCAATTCCCTCCCACGTATTTCCCTGAAAGGTTTAACTGATACGAACCCAGCTGCGCCCAGAGAGGGTTGTAGGGATGTGTTTTGGCCAGCATGTTCACCGACTGAGAAGTGCGTTTCTCTGAGAAGGCTTTAATGGGAGGGTGGTCCACGGGCATGACAGTCGGGACCCAGGCCAGGTGGTAGGTTAACACTGCAGTCAGTAGGGCAGCAAAAAACCTGGGAGAAgtggaaaaacaacaaaaccagatCAACACAGGAAGCAGCACGTCCTGTGCCGCAGATACGCTGGCTACAGAGTTTGCACAGAGTCTCCAGAGAGCTGACGCTTACTGGTTTTTGTTGATCTGTTCTATCAGCAGTGTGAACTCCTTGAGAAAGCGCTGGCAGAGCTGGGTTTTTTCCAACGTGCTGGACATCATGGTGAGCCACACAGGTTCAGCTATCCTTGGAACAGAATATAGGTTCGAGATAGTCCCTctgtagaagagagagagacagggtatACTGAACTGTCACAGGTCTTCTCATTACTCTTGATGtaaaagaataaaggagaaaatgataATTTGGATCTACATGGTCTTTAGGTATTCGAACAGTGTGTATATAACAGAGACTGGAAAACTGGAGCCCACAGGCCCAATCTGTCCGTCGCCATTTttgtaaatgaagttttattggaGCATAATCACAATCATTCATTCATAGACAGTCTACAGCTGTTTGTGCTGGCCAATGGAAAAGCTGAGTAGTTACAGCAGATACCCTTTACCAAAAAAGTATGCCAACCTCcgacagaaaaaaatcattaaaaaaaaacttattttcacaATGTCTTGTGTCAGAATTTACAACCATTTTTAcagtaaagaaataaacagaaaaacaaagtatgaGGGTATTTTGAATAGTTCACAGACAAATGGaactaaaagttaaatttattttggtgcaaaagaattgaaatccacgtatagttttcataatacacatttccatgaaatttttgaagattccttgtgtGCATGAATTtcgtaaatttttttttgcaccggaacacacttatttttaaattccatttgtccacaaactttgttttttaaactttctagTTTATTTGAGACGCAATGAGACAGAGCTCTTGTTCACTGGTCcccttcccaaatgctcacaatggctggggagccaaagtcaggatccaggaactcaatccaggtgtcccatgtgtgtggcaggaaccactgtctcccagagtctgtggtaacaggaagctggagtcaggagctggagcctggagttgacccaggcattccaatggaCGATGGGGGTGTCCTAGCCAGCATCTTACTGCTAGGCTCTGAACTCTGAAGCACTCTCATGTATGCTGTAACTCCAAGTGTAACCAAAAGCAACTCAATTCTCCCAATTTCTGGCTAATGCTTTGGTTCTCTCAGACAACGCTCCTATTCAGTTTAGAAGAGAAGAACTATACAAACAGCTCTTCTTTACTACACCATATATCAAGGACTAGAGATTGGGTCACTTGCATAAGACAAGCACTAAATGACAAGATCAGGATGAGAATTCAGGTCTCACTGCCTGGCACAGAAGGCTTTGCACCAAGCCATATGACTGATAACTATTTTTCCAAAGTTTACACTAACTTAGCGTGAGATCTCCTCTGGGTAAAAGGTCACTGTATTTCTGAATCTATAATACATCAAACCTGTGCTATGTCTTCCAGAATCAAGACATGAGACACACTCTGACTTGACTTTCTGTGTGCATGAAAGAAGCAGGACATGAGAGAATCCCGCCTTTCCTGGAAACAGAGCATTGCTGAATTAGGCAGCAATGACCAAGTACAGTTCCGTGGCACTGGATTCGTTCACTAAAACGTGAGGTCTCTAAATGGTAACACTTAATTCTAGGTTGATTGCTGAAAAGAGAGCAAGACCTGTCTGTGTGTACAGCAAGGCTTTCTGGTTCCTGTACTTCCAGTTTCTTGACCTCTGGAAAATTAATGCTTTCATTAAACAAGTTTCCCGATTCGCAGGCACAAGCCTGCTTCTACTCTGACTACAGTAGAACAGCAGGCAAATCCAGTGCTGCCCCCACAAACTACAGAAGGTTTACTGATCACCAGGTTGCCAGCAAAAACCACAACTTCACTTTATTCCTCAAAAGTATGATTTAACCACTGCCAGATGATGACTAACCTGTTACTTTAGTGCTTTATACACAACCCAGAGTTCCAAGAGGGGCGGTGATTTCACTCCAGTGGCACTACAGAGTTCACCAGTGTATACCTTAACCATCACAAAACTGCTCTCACATTCCATGAACTGCAAATCTGCTTCTCTCAGCTATGCAGCAACAGTCTGACGCATGGGATTCCAGCCCCCACGGACACACCGGCTCTAAACACGTGCTGCAGCAACCCCAGCCCAGCGCGGTGGGCGAGActcccacctgccacccacagcgGGTCCCTCTTCCACCCAGGCACTGGGAGCAAGGGCCCCAGAAAACCAACTCGCAGGGTGCAACGACCATCCCTTGGAAACTGCCTAATGAGGACGCTCTGGGGCGACTGTGTAATTCACTGTGCAGAGGACACCTGGGAGAGGACACAACCAGGACTGTCCTGGCAAACGGGGACATCTGTCTGCGTGACAGGTAACGTCTCTGCATCCACGCTTTGGCCAAGCGTCACTGGGCTCGAGTTCCCACCTCCGTAAAAGAGCGTGATGGCACTTACCCTTAGGGTTTCAGGAGAATGACGTCATGAACTTACAAGGGACAGCGGCTGAGTATTAACTGTCCCCACTCATCCTGCTAACAATCATTCCAGGCTCGGGCAGTGGTGGGCATTAGTCGGTACTGGGTTACTTCAAATTTGGCTTCCTTTGCTCTGTGTCCAGTTGGAAGGGTGGAGCCAGTGAAGTGACTAACAGTGGTCAATCCCCGGCCCCAGTCTTCCTAGTCAGGGTCTCCTCGTACCCCTGGACACACGGCGGCCACGCTGCTGCAGCTCATCAACTCACGTTACCTGAACTCTCCCAGAGCTTCCATCAGGCGACTGACGTAAAACTGGACCCGCAGAGTGGACTCGGCGATCTTCCTACAGGAGATCATGGCCTGCATGGGAGAGAAGAAAGCCACGTTACTCCCTGAGCAGACATTACTGACTGGGCCTCCAGTGTAACCAAGTAAGAACACTCAAGGCAGCGAGGCCTCGGGTCACCCAAGGCAGGGGCTCTCTTCCTAAAGCAGCCCTGCGACCCCATCGCTCTGTGGCCGAGCCGCCCTCCTCGGGGAAGTGATCCGAGACGCCCCCGGGATCGCTTCCTATCCGACCCTGGACCCTGGACTACCACCTtattaccttttcttttctttttttctttttttttttttttttttttttgacaggcagagtggacagtgagatagagagagacagagagaaaggtctttctttgccgttggttcaccctccaatggccaccgcggccgacgcaccgcgctgatctgaaggcaggagccaggtgcttctcctggtctcccatgaggtgcagggcccaagcacctgggccatcctccactgcactccctggccacagcagagagctggcctggaagaggggcaactgggacagaatccggcgccccaatggggactagaacccggtgtgccggcgccacaaggtggaggattagcctagtgagctgcagcgccggcccttattACCTTTTCAATCGCACTCTTGAGCCTGTTCAGGTGAGATTCAAACAGggggaaatgagagaaaaagaagtccTGGAAGTTCCTCTGCGCCTCTTCTTTCTCGCACAGGGAAAAGATGATGCTCACGGCGATTTTCTTCCTCCTAACTATGGCTGGGTTAGAGCTGCAGGTCTCTTCAGCCAAGCTGAACATCTCATCTGTTGACCTGGAGGAAAAGGACGTCTGAGAAGCTGTCGTGCACCAGTGTGTCCCACTGGACACAAACTGTACCGCAGGGGACACGCTCAGAGAGCTCATCTAACAGAGGGTCTTCACCAGGAGTTTATCCACCCCCTCCCCTACAGTCGTGAGAAATGAAGGAGAATGCCACACACCATTATTGTGACGTGAAAGGAAATGGACATCAGGAGCGGCGGGCATTTAAATGTCCCCTCTTTAGACTCTCGGCCCTCTCCCTGGATCACTTTATGCCACTGGGATGGTGGTTAGAAAGGGGTGTGAAATACGTCTTCATTCAGAACCCAGGCCCCCTGTTTTTGCTTGATAGATACCAACAGAGGAGAACCTCCGAAGAGGCAAGAGCTCATCAGTACTCTAACAGGCATCACATGGGAACATGTACTGGTATTTCTAGGGTTAGTTTCCTAAGACAAATTAAAACTGCTCCATGAACTGACTCCTCTACATGCAGACAGTAAGCCTCGAGATCCACCGAGCTCTCTGGGAAATCCAAAGTGACAGTCAAATCCTCAAAAACCCTGATTCTTTGAGAGATGCCGCCTCTGTGATCAGACAGCCACGGAGCCAATAAATTCTCATTATAAACTCATTTGCCTTAAGGGATAAGCCTCGTAAGTACAGCCTAATCACGTCTCTTGTTAATTATTGTGAAAAGCCACCAGCGCTACCACAACGACAagagtagaaataaaataatctgttTTTCCTATGAAGACACCGAAACAGAGGACAAAACATATTGCGAAT from Oryctolagus cuniculus chromosome 8, mOryCun1.1, whole genome shotgun sequence includes:
- the FNIP2 gene encoding folliculin-interacting protein 2 isoform X7, whose product is MAPTLLQKLFNKRGSGGSGSAAACAQGRAPKEGPAFSWSCSEFDLKETRLIVYQDCERRGRQVLFDSKAVQKVEEGAAQKAEDVPVKMSARCCQGSGGSGSGSVSSHGSSSGGSLPHAKEQLPKYQYTRPASDVNMLGEMMFGSVAMSYKGSTLKIHYIRSPPQLMISKVFSARMGSFCGSTNNLQDSFEYINQDPNLGKLNANQNSVGPCRNASNLAHSTPVDMPSRGQNEDRDSGIARSASLSSLLITPFPSPSSSTSSSSSYQRRWLRSQTTSLENGIVPRRSTDEMFSLAEETCSSNPAIVRRKKIAVSIIFSLCEKEEAQRNFQDFFFSHFPLFESHLNRLKSAIEKAMISCRKIAESTLRVQFYVSRLMEALGEFRGTISNLYSVPRIAEPVWLTMMSSTLEKTQLCQRFLKEFTLLIEQINKNQFFAALLTAVLTYHLAWVPTVMPVDHPPIKAFSEKRTSQSVNMLAKTHPYNPLWAQLGDLYGAIGSPVRLTRTVVVGKQKDLVQRILYVLTYFLRCSELQENQLTWRGARGESGQVVDGRQIVTALERGEVEESEYVVVTVRNEPALVPPILPAAAAERRSPGPAGFAETLEGTDGRALGPTPDKEASKRPEQSVGPPEPAADGAWQPQGAFCGAEGSKNEAPEGDALLLCPCEAPGAGMRAGQPAADEEARGELAKKGPDRSAARPCPDRHSWQKPHGERVTFHIGSSVSPESDFESRTRKMEERLRACGQHPKEAARDQQVSRCPSRPGPGDSARCPQTRSCRGAAGDPGRGFAEDRDVRTDAAAGAAAGGPGHTAGSLSPPDGAAATGRRAPETTVGLGLEDREGPLVEPGANRAVQQDSGLPAAASVPRGDANRKAHIRTEGNIPRNESSDSALGDSDDDAGASAALDWSHSGDRTDGALEVELPLPRSQSISSQNVRNFGRSLLAGYCPTYMPDLVLHGTSSDEKLRQCLVADLLHTVHHPVLDEPIAEAVCIIADTDKWSVQVATSQRKVTDSTKLGQDVLVSSQVSSLLQSILQLYKLHLPADFCVMHLEDRLQEMYLKSKMLSEYLRGHTRVHVKELGVVLGIESNDLPLLTAIASTHSPYVAQILL
- the FNIP2 gene encoding folliculin-interacting protein 2 isoform X6, which produces MAPTLLQKLFNKRGSGGSGSAAACAQGRAPKEGPAFSFGNVLPVLGMVVTEACIMTSPFPGIASCQDASIHTIWLSWSCSEFDLKETRLIVYQDCERRGRQVLFDSKAVQKVEEGAAQYTRPASDVNMLGEMMFGSVAMSYKGSTLKIHYIRSPPQLMISKVFSARMGSFCGSTNNLQDSFEYINQDPNLGKLNANQNSVGPCRNASNLGLLQACSSRLLQGVAEGGPLRLTRSASFFAAHSTPVDMPSRGQNEDRDSGIARSASLSSLLITPFPSPSSSTSSSSSYQRRWLRSQTTSLENGIVPRRSTDEMFSLAEETCSSNPAIVRRKKIAVSIIFSLCEKEEAQRNFQDFFFSHFPLFESHLNRLKSAIEKAMISCRKIAESTLRVQFYVSRLMEALGEFRGTISNLYSVPRIAEPVWLTMMSSTLEKTQLCQRFLKEFTLLIEQINKNQFFAALLTAVLTYHLAWVPTVMPVDHPPIKAFSEKRTSQSVNMLAKTHPYNPLWAQLGDLYGAIGSPVRLTRTVVVGKQKDLVQRILYVLTYFLRCSELQENQLTWRGARGESGQVVDGRQIVTALERGEVEESEYVVVTVRNEPALVPPILPAAAAERRSPGPAGFAETLEGTDGRALGPTPDKEASKRPEQSVGPPEPAADGAWQPQGAFCGAEGSKNEAPEGDALLLCPCEAPGAGMRAGQPAADEEARGELAKKGPDRSAARPCPDRHSWQKPHGERVTFHIGSSVSPESDFESRTRKMEERLRACGQHPKEAARDQQVSRCPSRPGPGDSARCPQTRSCRGAAGDPGRGFAEDRDVRTDAAAGAAAGGPGHTAGSLSPPDGAAATGRRAPETTVGLGLEDREGPLVEPGANRAVQQDSGLPAAASVPRGDANRKAHIRTEGNIPRNESSDSALGDSDDDAGASAALDWSHSGDRTDGALEVELPLPRSQSISSQNVRNFGRSLLAGYCPTYMPDLVLHGTSSDEKLRQCLVADLLHTVHHPVLDEPIAEAVCIIADTDKWSVQVATSQRKVTDSTKLGQDVLVSSQVSSLLQSILQLYKLHLPADFCVMHLEDRLQEMYLKSKMLSEYLRGHTRVHVKELGVVLGIESNDLPLLTAIASTHSPYVAQILL
- the FNIP2 gene encoding folliculin-interacting protein 2 isoform X1, which produces MAPTLLQKLFNKRGSGGSGSAAACAQGRAPKEGPAFSFGNVLPVLGMVVTEACIMTSPFPGIASCQDASIHTIWLSWSCSEFDLKETRLIVYQDCERRGRQVLFDSKAVQKVEEGAAQKAEDVPVKMSARCCQGSGGSGSGSVSSHGSSSGGSLPHAKEQLPKYQYTRPASDVNMLGEMMFGSVAMSYKGSTLKIHYIRSPPQLMISKVFSARMGSFCGSTNNLQDSFEYINQDPNLGKLNANQNSVGPCRNASNLGLLQACSSRLLQGVAEGGPLRLTRSASFFAAHSTPVDMPSRGQNEDRDSGIARSASLSSLLITPFPSPSSSTSSSSSYQRRWLRSQTTSLENGIVPRRSTDEMFSLAEETCSSNPAIVRRKKIAVSIIFSLCEKEEAQRNFQDFFFSHFPLFESHLNRLKSAIEKAMISCRKIAESTLRVQFYVSRLMEALGEFRGTISNLYSVPRIAEPVWLTMMSSTLEKTQLCQRFLKEFTLLIEQINKNQFFAALLTAVLTYHLAWVPTVMPVDHPPIKAFSEKRTSQSVNMLAKTHPYNPLWAQLGDLYGAIGSPVRLTRTVVVGKQKDLVQRILYVLTYFLRCSELQENQLTWRGARGESGQVVDGRQIVTALERGEVEESEYVVVTVRNEPALVPPILPAAAAERRSPGPAGFAETLEGTDGRALGPTPDKEASKRPEQSVGPPEPAADGAWQPQGAFCGAEGSKNEAPEGDALLLCPCEAPGAGMRAGQPAADEEARGELAKKGPDRSAARPCPDRHSWQKPHGERVTFHIGSSVSPESDFESRTRKMEERLRACGQHPKEAARDQQVSRCPSRPGPGDSARCPQTRSCRGAAGDPGRGFAEDRDVRTDAAAGAAAGGPGHTAGSLSPPDGAAATGRRAPETTVGLGLEDREGPLVEPGANRAVQQDSGLPAAASVPRGDANRKAHIRTEGNIPRNESSDSALGDSDDDAGASAALDWSHSGDRTDGALEVELPLPRSQSISSQNVRNFGRSLLAGYCPTYMPDLVLHGTSSDEKLRQCLVADLLHTVHHPVLDEPIAEAVCIIADTDKWSVQVATSQRKVTDSTKLGQDVLVSSQVSSLLQSILQLYKLHLPADFCVMHLEDRLQEMYLKSKMLSEYLRGHTRVHVKELGVVLGIESNDLPLLTAIASTHSPYVAQILL